From the genome of Spirosomataceae bacterium TFI 002, one region includes:
- a CDS encoding Predicted metalloprotease, contains C-terminal PDZ domain — MNKFKLTLILFIFALSSCSVAKVSTLSEDYPITYELSVDQPHTHYFDVTMNINKPLANGVLDANGNLLIKMPVWTPGSYLVREYARNVIDFVAVDGNGKTLENDKVNKNTWSINAKGAQKVVVTYKVYAYEMTVRTSFLDDSHGYVNGASVFMFVNGLMDKKSQLKVNPYYKWNTVSTALKPLGNNVFEIKDFDTLVDSPIEIGNHVVHEFEGAGVPHTVAMYTREELNYDKDKLMSDYKKVVEAATSVVGETPLDKYLFIIHHQQGIGGGLEHLYSTTCMTRPDAYSSDRAYKGFFSLIAHEYFHLWNVKRIRPEALGPFDYENENYTHMLWVAEGFTSYYEELILRRAGLIDDSEVLSTWSSALTSVETQPGVRVQSATEASWDAWIKSYRPDENSYNTTISYYSKGGILASMLNLTILNETNGEKSLDDVLRLLWKKNYQELGRGYTDQEFQKACETVAGKDLSDFFKNHVFGTKRVDYKSYFANAGIDLDISPRSSDPYMGTRSSNGVIRTVISEGSAYAGGINVGDQILSIDGKATSDIEGAIDGKKVGDVIEVELLRSGQKYTYPIKLIADPRERFTLTKMSNMNAKQAKIYKKLMAL, encoded by the coding sequence ATGAACAAATTTAAATTAACCCTTATCTTATTCATCTTCGCTTTGAGCTCGTGCTCCGTTGCCAAAGTGTCTACTTTGAGCGAAGATTATCCCATTACATACGAATTGTCAGTGGATCAGCCTCATACTCACTATTTTGATGTGACTATGAACATTAACAAGCCCTTAGCAAATGGTGTACTTGATGCTAACGGAAATTTATTAATTAAAATGCCAGTATGGACTCCAGGATCTTATTTGGTTCGCGAATATGCTCGCAACGTTATTGATTTTGTTGCCGTGGATGGTAATGGAAAAACACTCGAAAATGATAAAGTGAATAAAAACACTTGGTCTATCAATGCCAAAGGAGCTCAAAAAGTCGTAGTTACTTACAAGGTATATGCATACGAAATGACTGTACGAACTTCGTTTCTAGATGATTCACATGGTTATGTAAATGGAGCTAGTGTTTTCATGTTTGTAAATGGTTTAATGGACAAAAAGTCTCAACTCAAAGTAAATCCTTATTACAAGTGGAATACTGTTTCAACAGCATTGAAGCCATTGGGAAATAATGTTTTCGAAATTAAAGATTTTGATACATTGGTTGATAGCCCTATTGAAATAGGAAATCACGTTGTACATGAGTTTGAGGGAGCTGGTGTTCCTCATACGGTTGCCATGTACACAAGAGAAGAACTTAACTATGACAAGGACAAGTTAATGAGCGATTACAAAAAAGTGGTTGAAGCTGCAACAAGTGTTGTAGGCGAAACTCCGCTTGACAAGTATCTTTTCATTATTCACCACCAACAAGGAATCGGTGGTGGTTTAGAGCATTTGTACTCTACTACTTGTATGACAAGGCCTGATGCATATAGTAGTGATCGTGCTTATAAAGGCTTTTTCTCTCTAATAGCTCACGAATACTTTCACTTATGGAATGTAAAGAGAATTCGTCCAGAGGCATTAGGACCATTTGATTACGAAAACGAGAACTATACGCACATGCTGTGGGTTGCGGAAGGTTTTACTTCTTATTACGAAGAGTTGATCCTTAGAAGAGCAGGTCTTATTGACGATAGCGAAGTATTGAGCACATGGAGTAGTGCATTGACTTCAGTAGAAACACAACCGGGTGTTAGAGTACAATCTGCCACAGAAGCTTCTTGGGATGCTTGGATTAAATCATATCGTCCTGATGAGAATTCTTATAACACTACAATTTCATATTATTCAAAAGGTGGAATTTTAGCTTCAATGCTCAACTTGACCATCTTGAATGAAACAAACGGTGAAAAAAGCTTGGATGATGTTTTGAGATTGCTTTGGAAAAAGAACTACCAAGAACTTGGTCGTGGGTACACAGATCAAGAATTCCAGAAAGCTTGTGAAACAGTTGCTGGAAAAGATTTGAGTGATTTCTTCAAAAATCATGTTTTTGGAACAAAAAGAGTTGATTACAAGTCATACTTTGCCAATGCAGGAATTGATCTTGACATTTCGCCAAGAAGTAGCGATCCATACATGGGAACAAGATCATCTAACGGAGTAATTAGAACGGTAATAAGCGAAGGTTCGGCTTACGCCGGAGGAATCAATGTAGGGGATCAAATTCTAAGCATAGATGGCAAAGCTACAAGTGATATTGAAGGAGCAATAGATGGAAAGAAAGTTGGTGATGTAATTGAAGTAGAATTATTGAGATCAGGCCAAAAATACACTTACCCTATTAAGCTAATAGCTGATCCAAGAGAGCGTTTTACCTTGACAAAAATGTCAAATATGAATGCTAAGCAGGCTAAGATTTATAAGAAGTTAATGGCTCTTTAA
- a CDS encoding Tetratricopeptide repeat-containing protein, with protein sequence MKKSTFILFTLLSVPTLLFSQNTLSYTALEAYYNNGIELFEKKAYSAARKEFKNYVEKSSTSLNPNKFNIANAEYYSAVTGLYTGALDADIEVERFVINHSEHPKAKIIFSDLGESFYEKGDYEQAIDYLTKAISFRQDGLDIYELRYKLAVSYYQLKTYEKALPEFNYVKQTVAENAINAAYYAAVINFQFEDYDAALVDLRRVENVNPYKVEVPNWIAQILYRQEKYDDLLAFTEPIIANPDGRKIDEICLLTAEVLFFRDKFGKAADYYDKFREFRRGSVDPQVTFRHGFSLYKNEEYQKALYYFKQIADKEDALGQQAAYYLGISALNVKDLNAALAAFGFAKSLDFDREIKEEAAFNYIKVLVDLKNSTEAVSQLQEYVNAYPNGKYVDTSNELVSDILFETNNLTQAISYIEGLSRKTSKIEAAYQELCYNQGVLDFNLERFDKAIEYFNKAINNPINREIVNNAKIWRAEASFASEKPETKTLYRELLNSGSKEARTKSLYSLGYLSYNEKEYDQARKYFEEYLDQTGASQQSREDALLRIADCYLVQKNFAKALSGYERALSSNRTNLDYALYQKGNTLDFMDRKGEAQDAFNQFSKRFENSRLIDDVLYQRGNLEMDKRDYQSAIASFTEMLRKKPNSILAPDALLKRALAFGNLQNYDRAISDYKLIVKKFGNSKVANEALLGLRDILNITGRSEDFAEIADDYREANPESNSAINLQYEAAKNLFYTEKYTAAISALTRFVANNPSNSNIMEANYLVAESYYFTKETGKAKPFYQKVITDNQSNFVAKSAYRLANIQFEEKDYRGSVSSFQNMLSSSSSKRDEVTAWEGLFKSFYFLGDYDNSIKNAQSVISEGGEVVIGAVNRAHLFTGKSHMQRNNFTQAKESFEKVIALAKDVSGAEAKYFIGEMLYKSGKYDESIVELQKLAQEFNDFIYWYEKAFLLIADNYVAKNDSFMAKATLKSIIENSNTPATVTSAKDKLKAIK encoded by the coding sequence ATGAAAAAGAGTACTTTCATTCTCTTCACGTTGCTTTCGGTTCCAACTTTATTATTTTCTCAAAACACCCTTAGTTATACAGCCCTAGAAGCTTACTATAATAATGGGATTGAATTGTTTGAGAAAAAGGCCTATTCAGCAGCACGCAAAGAGTTCAAAAACTACGTTGAGAAATCTAGCACTTCGCTGAATCCCAACAAATTTAATATTGCAAATGCGGAGTATTATTCGGCCGTTACTGGCCTATATACTGGTGCACTAGACGCAGATATAGAAGTAGAACGCTTTGTGATCAACCATAGTGAACACCCAAAAGCAAAAATCATTTTTAGTGATCTTGGTGAAAGCTTTTATGAAAAAGGTGATTATGAACAAGCCATAGATTATTTGACCAAAGCAATATCTTTTCGTCAAGATGGACTCGACATATATGAGTTACGGTACAAGCTCGCTGTTTCTTATTATCAATTAAAAACATACGAAAAGGCTCTTCCAGAATTTAACTATGTAAAGCAAACTGTTGCAGAAAACGCAATTAATGCTGCTTACTATGCTGCTGTGATTAATTTCCAATTCGAAGATTACGATGCGGCATTGGTAGATTTAAGAAGAGTAGAGAATGTAAATCCATATAAAGTAGAAGTTCCAAACTGGATTGCTCAAATTCTTTATCGCCAAGAGAAGTACGATGACTTATTAGCATTTACAGAACCTATCATTGCAAATCCAGATGGTAGAAAGATAGACGAGATATGCCTATTGACTGCAGAAGTACTCTTCTTCAGAGATAAATTTGGTAAAGCTGCAGATTATTATGACAAGTTTAGAGAGTTTAGAAGAGGCTCGGTAGATCCACAAGTTACTTTCCGACATGGATTTAGCCTTTACAAAAACGAAGAGTACCAAAAGGCTTTATATTATTTCAAGCAAATAGCCGATAAAGAAGATGCACTTGGTCAACAGGCTGCTTACTATTTAGGAATATCTGCACTGAATGTTAAAGATTTAAATGCAGCTTTGGCGGCATTTGGTTTTGCAAAAAGTCTCGATTTTGACAGAGAAATAAAAGAAGAGGCAGCTTTCAATTACATTAAGGTATTAGTGGATCTCAAAAATAGCACTGAAGCTGTTTCGCAATTACAAGAATATGTAAATGCTTATCCTAACGGAAAATATGTAGATACTTCTAATGAGTTGGTAAGTGATATCTTATTTGAGACTAATAATTTGACTCAAGCTATTTCATATATAGAAGGACTAAGTCGCAAAACGAGTAAAATTGAAGCAGCATATCAAGAGTTGTGTTACAATCAAGGTGTGTTGGACTTTAACTTGGAGAGATTTGACAAGGCAATTGAGTATTTCAACAAAGCAATTAACAACCCAATCAACAGGGAAATTGTAAACAATGCAAAAATTTGGAGAGCTGAAGCTTCATTTGCAAGTGAAAAACCAGAAACAAAAACTTTGTATAGAGAATTATTAAACTCAGGTTCAAAAGAAGCAAGAACTAAAAGTTTATATAGTTTAGGATATTTGAGCTACAATGAAAAAGAGTACGATCAAGCAAGAAAATACTTTGAAGAGTATTTAGATCAAACTGGAGCGAGCCAGCAGAGTAGGGAAGATGCTTTACTTAGAATTGCTGATTGCTATTTGGTTCAAAAGAATTTTGCAAAAGCACTTAGTGGATACGAAAGAGCTCTTAGCAGTAACAGAACAAACTTAGACTATGCCTTGTACCAAAAAGGGAATACGCTAGACTTCATGGATCGTAAAGGAGAAGCTCAAGATGCCTTTAACCAATTCTCTAAAAGATTCGAAAACTCAAGATTGATAGATGATGTCCTTTACCAAAGAGGTAACCTAGAAATGGACAAAAGAGATTACCAATCTGCAATAGCATCATTTACCGAAATGTTGCGTAAAAAGCCTAATAGTATTTTGGCTCCAGATGCACTTCTAAAACGAGCTTTGGCTTTTGGAAACTTACAAAACTATGATAGGGCAATTTCGGATTATAAATTAATTGTAAAGAAATTCGGAAACTCTAAAGTTGCAAACGAAGCTTTATTGGGACTAAGAGATATTCTTAATATTACTGGTAGAAGTGAAGATTTTGCCGAAATCGCCGATGATTATCGCGAAGCAAATCCTGAAAGTAATTCTGCAATTAACCTACAATACGAAGCAGCCAAAAACCTTTTCTACACCGAAAAGTATACCGCAGCAATATCAGCACTTACAAGATTTGTTGCCAACAACCCTAGTAATAGTAATATAATGGAAGCCAATTATTTGGTTGCCGAGTCATACTATTTTACAAAAGAAACTGGTAAAGCAAAGCCATTCTATCAAAAAGTTATTACTGATAATCAATCAAATTTTGTTGCAAAATCTGCCTATAGATTAGCAAATATTCAGTTTGAAGAAAAAGATTACCGCGGTTCAGTGAGTTCGTTTCAAAATATGTTGAGCAGCAGTTCTTCTAAAAGAGATGAAGTTACAGCTTGGGAAGGGTTATTTAAATCATTCTATTTTTTAGGAGACTATGATAATTCTATAAAAAATGCTCAATCTGTAATAAGTGAAGGTGGTGAAGTTGTGATTGGAGCTGTAAATAGAGCTCACTTGTTCACAGGAAAATCTCACATGCAGAGAAACAATTTTACTCAGGCGAAGGAATCTTTCGAAAAAGTAATAGCATTGGCCAAAGACGTAAGTGGAGCTGAAGCCAAGTATTTTATTGGAGAGATGCTTTACAAGAGTGGAAAGTATGATGAATCCATTGTGGAGCTACAGAAATTGGCTCAAGAGTTTAACGATTTCATTTATTGGTACGAAAAGGCGTTTCTTTTAATCGCAGATAACTATGTAGCCAAAAATGATTCATTCATGGCCAAAGCTACACTAAAGAGTATTATTGAAAACAGTAATACGCCTGCAACAGTAACATCAGCCAAAGACAAATTAAAAGCGATCAAATAA
- a CDS encoding Sporulation related domain-containing protein yields MINFDKHLKEVLYEYDFIVIPNFGAFIANFEVIEKNGESFPAKTFSFNRLLNVDENQKFFNFLVRVENKPFSEIEIQWNNYLLNLKNELNKNKRFEVEGLGSVISNPEKETTFKFLDDINFYERDKFSQENEFESLSVLPSSPTIVEEISPETEIVEDIPEISPAIHEAAKSVETVDFKEDLRNEVEEYSEVEEEYYEEESPNRWKFLIWLLPLLLLLAAAYYFFNNRNLEEKSVQPLMDTSSVAIDSTIVADSSLTDSSTFEEPIVSAEVEKVVDLKPTPKAPKIRFHVWAGLFRSKSNAEKLRKKLRNGGLKGEIQMVKDMRRVYVPVSTEAEAKTTVKKIEQLTGEKAVYFEVD; encoded by the coding sequence ATGATAAACTTTGATAAGCATTTAAAGGAAGTATTATACGAGTATGATTTTATCGTTATACCAAACTTTGGTGCTTTTATAGCAAACTTTGAAGTTATTGAAAAAAATGGAGAATCTTTTCCTGCTAAAACATTCAGTTTCAATCGCCTATTAAATGTAGACGAGAATCAAAAGTTCTTTAATTTTTTAGTTAGGGTTGAGAACAAGCCTTTTTCAGAGATTGAAATCCAGTGGAATAACTATTTGCTTAACTTAAAAAACGAACTAAATAAAAATAAACGTTTTGAAGTTGAAGGCTTAGGTAGTGTAATAAGCAATCCAGAGAAAGAAACTACTTTCAAGTTTTTGGATGATATCAATTTTTACGAAAGAGATAAATTTAGCCAGGAAAATGAATTTGAGTCTCTATCTGTACTTCCTAGTTCACCAACCATAGTAGAAGAAATAAGTCCAGAAACTGAAATCGTTGAGGATATTCCAGAAATAAGTCCAGCTATTCATGAGGCGGCTAAAAGTGTAGAAACCGTAGACTTCAAAGAGGACCTTAGAAATGAAGTTGAGGAATACAGCGAAGTTGAAGAAGAATATTACGAAGAAGAATCGCCGAATAGATGGAAATTTCTGATTTGGCTTTTGCCTTTGTTGTTACTTTTGGCTGCAGCTTATTACTTTTTTAATAACAGAAATCTAGAAGAAAAGTCAGTACAGCCATTAATGGATACAAGTTCTGTTGCCATTGATAGTACAATTGTTGCAGATTCTAGTTTGACGGATTCCTCAACTTTTGAAGAGCCTATCGTGTCGGCAGAAGTAGAGAAAGTAGTTGACCTTAAGCCAACTCCCAAAGCTCCAAAAATTAGATTCCACGTGTGGGCTGGATTATTCCGAAGTAAATCAAATGCAGAAAAACTTAGGAAAAAATTACGAAATGGTGGTTTAAAAGGCGAAATTCAAATGGTGAAGGATATGCGACGAGTTTACGTTCCTGTTAGCACAGAAGCAGAAGCTAAAACCACCGTAAAAAAGATAGAACAATTAACTGGCGAAAAAGCCGTTTATTTTGAAGTAGATTAA
- a CDS encoding dihydrofolate synthase / folylpolyglutamate synthase, translating to MTYQQTVDYLYSQLPTFQNKGKEAVNWKLENIQLLCQYLNNPQDSFKSIHIAGTNGKGSSSHYLASILQEAGYKVGLYTSPHLKDFRERFRINGQLVHKNFVVQFIKTHKAIIEQLKPSFFEITVAMAFQLFANEKVDYAIIEVGLGGRLDSTNIINPIACLITNIGFDHMDMLGETLPEIASEKAGIIKYGIPVVISESHKETKNVFNEKAKSLNAPIFFAEESYLVKQVDENKTKFIVNELSSNIEFEIQSELSGTYQVKNLQGVLKTIDILRYGGIKITKSNLLNGLSSVCSNTNLKGRWQELAINPLTICDTGHNKEAFDYLLKYLYSTTYDKIHLILGFAKDKDPSVLLSSLPINCIVYYCTFLGGRSTTDFTHERYVKNINTYDIAFNSVNEALKVVRKQAGEKDFIFIGGSTYLVAELDEI from the coding sequence ATGACTTATCAGCAAACTGTAGACTACTTATATTCGCAACTACCCACTTTCCAAAATAAAGGAAAGGAAGCGGTTAATTGGAAACTTGAAAATATCCAATTGCTGTGTCAATACTTAAACAACCCTCAAGATAGTTTTAAATCAATTCATATTGCTGGCACAAATGGTAAAGGCAGTTCTTCACACTATTTAGCAAGCATATTACAAGAAGCTGGGTATAAAGTCGGTTTATATACTTCTCCTCATTTAAAGGACTTTAGAGAGCGTTTTAGGATCAATGGACAACTAGTTCATAAGAATTTTGTTGTGCAGTTTATCAAGACCCATAAAGCCATAATTGAACAATTAAAACCGAGTTTTTTCGAAATTACTGTTGCCATGGCTTTTCAGCTTTTTGCCAATGAGAAAGTAGATTATGCGATTATTGAAGTCGGTCTTGGAGGAAGGCTTGATAGTACAAATATTATAAATCCAATAGCATGCCTAATTACAAATATTGGTTTTGATCATATGGATATGCTCGGGGAAACCCTTCCAGAAATTGCATCAGAAAAAGCAGGTATCATAAAATATGGAATCCCAGTAGTAATCTCTGAAAGTCATAAGGAAACTAAAAATGTTTTTAATGAAAAAGCAAAAAGCTTAAATGCTCCAATATTTTTTGCTGAAGAATCATATTTAGTAAAACAAGTAGATGAAAACAAAACTAAATTCATAGTTAATGAACTTAGTTCAAATATTGAGTTTGAAATACAGAGTGAGTTAAGTGGTACTTATCAAGTTAAAAACTTACAAGGAGTTCTAAAAACAATAGATATACTTAGATACGGGGGTATTAAAATCACCAAATCCAATTTGCTAAATGGTTTATCATCGGTATGTTCTAATACAAACTTAAAAGGAAGGTGGCAAGAGTTAGCTATCAATCCATTGACAATATGCGATACTGGCCACAATAAAGAAGCATTCGATTATTTGTTAAAATACTTGTATAGTACGACTTATGATAAAATTCACTTAATTTTAGGCTTTGCTAAGGATAAGGATCCTAGTGTTTTACTATCCTCTTTACCAATAAATTGTATTGTCTATTATTGTACTTTTTTAGGTGGAAGATCAACAACTGATTTCACACATGAAAGATATGTTAAAAATATTAACACTTACGATATTGCTTTTAACAGCGTTAATGAGGCCTTGAAGGTAGTTAGAAAACAAGCAGGAGAGAAAGATTTTATATTTATTGGTGGAAGCACCTATTTAGTAGCAGAATTAGACGAAATATAG
- a CDS encoding tRNA (guanine-N(7)-)-methyltransferase produces the protein MRRKQHRFEHNKVADNVIERGKPWYTTIKGKWKSDFFKNDNPLVLELACGKGEYTVGIAEENSDLNVVGIDIKGDRIARGSKRAMDKELSNAAFLRTSIQFLDEFFEDNEVDDIWLIHPDPQSRDKEERKRLTNQYFLNIYKKYLKPGGLFRLKTDSPFLYEYSLEVLKNDPDFEIIDHTNDLYNSPLIAEHFGIKTHYEMLWVAKGYTVNYIKCRLKG, from the coding sequence GTGAGAAGAAAACAGCACAGATTCGAGCATAACAAGGTAGCCGATAACGTCATTGAAAGGGGTAAACCATGGTATACTACCATTAAGGGTAAATGGAAAAGCGATTTTTTCAAAAACGACAATCCACTCGTATTGGAGTTAGCCTGTGGAAAAGGAGAATATACAGTTGGTATTGCTGAAGAAAATTCTGACCTAAATGTGGTTGGAATTGATATTAAAGGCGATAGAATTGCCCGAGGAAGCAAAAGGGCGATGGATAAAGAATTGTCAAATGCAGCCTTCTTACGAACTAGTATCCAGTTTCTTGACGAGTTTTTTGAAGATAATGAAGTGGACGATATTTGGCTAATTCACCCAGACCCACAATCACGTGATAAGGAAGAAAGAAAGCGTTTGACCAATCAGTATTTTTTAAACATATACAAGAAATACTTGAAACCAGGTGGGTTATTTCGATTGAAAACCGATAGCCCATTTCTCTATGAATACAGCTTAGAGGTTTTGAAAAATGATCCTGATTTTGAAATAATTGATCATACAAACGACCTATATAACTCACCATTAATAGCAGAGCATTTTGGAATAAAAACCCATTATGAAATGCTATGGGTTGCAAAAGGCTATACCGTAAATTACATTAAATGTCGCCTTAAAGGCTAA
- a CDS encoding glyceraldehyde 3-phosphate dehydrogenase produces MKDVKVAINGFGRIGRLVYRQIYNMQGIDVVAINDLTDSATLAHLLKYDTAQGRFEADITSGEGTLTVNGDKLNIYAQRDPSLIPWADHDVDVVLECTGFFASDTKAAAHIKAGAKKVVISAPATGDVKTIVFNVNHNILDGTEAIISGASCTTNCLAPMAQVLNDKYGIKTGLMTTIHAYTNDQNTQDGPHPKDLRRARAAAENIVPNTTGAAKAIGLVLPELNGILDGAAQRVPTITGSLTELITVLDKKVTVEEVNAAMKAASNESYGYTEDPIVSSDVIGITYGSLFDATQTKVQTVGDTQLVKTVSWYDNEMSYVSQLVRTVKHFASLI; encoded by the coding sequence ATGAAAGACGTAAAAGTAGCAATCAATGGTTTTGGTCGTATTGGACGACTTGTTTACAGACAAATATATAACATGCAAGGAATTGATGTAGTTGCCATCAATGACCTTACTGACTCAGCCACTTTGGCTCACTTATTAAAGTATGATACTGCACAAGGCCGTTTCGAAGCTGATATTACTTCAGGAGAAGGAACATTGACTGTGAATGGTGATAAACTTAATATTTACGCTCAAAGAGACCCATCTTTGATTCCTTGGGCTGATCACGATGTTGACGTTGTATTAGAATGTACTGGTTTTTTCGCTAGTGATACTAAGGCAGCTGCTCACATTAAGGCAGGAGCTAAGAAAGTTGTTATTTCAGCACCAGCTACTGGAGATGTGAAAACTATCGTTTTCAATGTTAACCATAATATATTAGACGGAACTGAGGCTATTATCAGTGGTGCTTCATGTACTACTAACTGTCTTGCACCAATGGCTCAAGTATTGAACGACAAGTATGGTATTAAGACTGGTTTAATGACCACAATTCATGCTTACACGAACGATCAGAACACGCAAGATGGTCCTCATCCAAAAGACCTTAGAAGAGCTAGAGCTGCTGCGGAAAACATTGTTCCTAACACAACTGGAGCTGCAAAAGCAATTGGCCTTGTATTACCAGAATTGAATGGTATACTTGACGGTGCTGCACAAAGAGTACCTACTATAACTGGTTCTTTAACTGAGCTTATCACTGTATTAGACAAGAAAGTAACTGTAGAAGAGGTTAACGCGGCTATGAAAGCGGCTTCGAACGAAAGTTACGGATATACTGAAGATCCTATCGTAAGTAGTGATGTTATTGGTATTACTTATGGTTCATTGTTTGATGCAACTCAAACTAAAGTTCAAACTGTAGGAGATACTCAATTAGTGAAAACAGTTAGCTGGTATGATAACGAAATGTCATATGTTTCTCAATTAGTGAGAACTGTTAAGCATTTTGCAAGTTTGATCTAA
- a CDS encoding 2,3,4,5-tetrahydropyridine-2-carboxylate N-succinyltransferase translates to MNSNEELILKAWEDKTQLKEEETIAAINATVEMVDKGTLRVAEPIGEGKWKVNEWVKKAIILYFPLRSMKIEEVGIFEFHDKMQLKNNYKDLGVRVVPPAVARYGAYLAPGTILMPSYVNIGAYVDEGTMVDTWATVGSCAQIGKNVHLSGGVGIGGVLEPAQASPVIIEDGAFVGSRCIVVEGAHIGERAVLGAGCVITKSSKIIDVTQDEPVIYKGFVPANSVVIPGTIPKSFPAGEYGVPCCLIIGKRSASTDLKTSLNDALRENDVIV, encoded by the coding sequence ATGAATTCGAACGAAGAATTAATTCTCAAAGCCTGGGAAGATAAAACTCAATTAAAAGAGGAAGAAACTATAGCAGCCATAAATGCGACAGTAGAAATGGTCGATAAGGGCACACTTCGTGTTGCCGAGCCAATTGGTGAAGGAAAATGGAAGGTTAATGAGTGGGTAAAGAAAGCAATAATTCTTTATTTCCCTCTCCGAAGCATGAAAATTGAAGAGGTCGGAATTTTCGAATTTCACGATAAAATGCAATTAAAAAATAATTACAAAGATCTAGGAGTTCGTGTAGTACCTCCAGCAGTTGCAAGGTACGGAGCATATTTAGCCCCTGGAACTATCCTGATGCCATCGTACGTAAACATTGGTGCATATGTGGATGAGGGAACAATGGTAGATACTTGGGCAACCGTAGGTAGTTGTGCTCAAATAGGTAAAAACGTACACTTAAGTGGCGGAGTTGGCATTGGTGGCGTATTGGAGCCAGCTCAGGCTAGTCCAGTAATTATAGAAGATGGTGCATTTGTAGGATCAAGATGTATTGTTGTAGAAGGTGCTCATATAGGTGAAAGAGCTGTACTTGGTGCAGGTTGTGTTATAACAAAAAGCTCAAAAATTATAGACGTAACTCAAGATGAGCCTGTTATATACAAGGGATTTGTTCCTGCAAACTCTGTAGTAATACCTGGCACTATACCTAAAAGCTTCCCTGCTGGTGAGTATGGCGTGCCATGTTGCCTTATTATTGGTAAAAGAAGTGCTTCTACCGATCTAAAGACATCTCTTAATGATGCACTTCGTGAGAATGACGTAATTGTTTAA